Proteins from a genomic interval of Polaribacter sejongensis:
- a CDS encoding carboxypeptidase-like regulatory domain-containing protein yields the protein MSKAITFLAFFISFLSLEAQEKRTNLTGKTVLDSLTIPDVHIINQNTSSGTITNTNGFFEIPVKVGDTLYYSHLKYIDKHIVITDKMLSTKKISIPLEEETVVLKEMVLEKQRSIFYQDPEILPNNGIVVDAKALNLPYANVKAKEDKSIVKFQSGASVNLDNLINILNGNAKREKQLKEMALEDTELKKVRDYFTDDFFITDLKIEKIYINQFLNDCIDKNIIRVFKRENKLDVLNLLMRESKLFPKRVVEEELYLTNQ from the coding sequence ATGTCAAAAGCAATTACTTTTCTTGCCTTTTTTATAAGTTTTCTATCCTTAGAAGCTCAAGAAAAAAGAACGAACCTAACTGGTAAAACTGTCTTAGATAGTTTGACTATTCCAGATGTTCATATCATTAACCAGAATACAAGTAGTGGTACGATTACCAATACCAATGGTTTTTTTGAAATACCAGTTAAAGTAGGTGATACTTTATATTACTCTCATTTAAAATATATAGACAAGCATATTGTTATTACAGACAAAATGCTTTCAACTAAAAAAATAAGCATTCCATTAGAAGAAGAAACGGTTGTTTTAAAAGAAATGGTACTAGAGAAACAACGTAGTATTTTTTACCAAGATCCAGAAATACTTCCTAATAATGGTATCGTCGTAGACGCAAAAGCCTTAAATTTACCTTATGCTAATGTAAAAGCAAAGGAAGATAAATCTATCGTAAAATTTCAATCTGGAGCTTCTGTTAATTTAGACAATTTAATAAATATATTAAACGGAAATGCAAAAAGGGAAAAACAACTAAAGGAGATGGCTTTAGAAGATACTGAACTTAAAAAGGTAAGAGACTATTTTACGGATGACTTTTTTATTACAGACTTAAAAATTGAAAAAATCTATATCAATCAGTTTTTAAATGACTGTATTGATAAAAATATAATTCGCGTATTTAAGAGAGAAAACAAATTAGATGTGCTAAACTTATTAATGAGGGAAAGCAAACTATTTCCTAAACGAGTAGTTGAGGAAGAACTATATTTAACAAACCAATAA
- the rpmB gene encoding 50S ribosomal protein L28 has protein sequence MSRVCELTGKKAMVGNNVSHALNRTKRKFDANLMTKRFYIPEEDKWITLKVSASALKNINKKGISSVIKDARANGFLTK, from the coding sequence ATGTCTAGAGTTTGTGAATTAACAGGTAAAAAAGCAATGGTTGGGAACAATGTATCTCATGCTTTAAATAGAACTAAGAGAAAGTTTGACGCTAATCTAATGACCAAGCGTTTTTATATCCCAGAAGAAGATAAATGGATAACATTAAAAGTTTCTGCTTCTGCATTAAAAAATATTAACAAGAAAGGAATTTCTTCAGTTATAAAAGACGCGAGAGCTAACGGATTTTTAACTAAATAA
- the rpmG gene encoding 50S ribosomal protein L33 encodes MAKKGNRVQVILECTEHKASGKAGTSRYITTKNKKNTPDRMEIKKFNPILKKMTVHKEIK; translated from the coding sequence ATGGCAAAAAAAGGTAACAGAGTTCAGGTAATTTTAGAATGCACAGAGCATAAAGCTTCTGGTAAAGCAGGTACTTCTAGATACATTACAACAAAGAACAAAAAGAACACTCCTGATAGAATGGAAATTAAAAAATTCAATCCTATCTTAAAGAAAATGACTGTTCACAAAGAAATTAAATAA
- a CDS encoding fumarylacetoacetate hydrolase family protein → MKIICIGRNYAKHIEELANERPENPVVFLKPDSAILPRKNPFFIPPFSDDVHYEVEVLVKINKVGKHIDAKFAHKYYDEIGLGIDFTARDVQAKCKEKGLPWEKAKAFDGSAVIGEFYPKEEFDLESLKFQLFKNDELVQDGNTNAMLWKTDELIAYVSQYFTLKKGDIIFTGTPAGVGKVVENDNLKGVIEGKEAFNIRVK, encoded by the coding sequence ATGAAAATAATTTGTATTGGGCGCAATTACGCAAAACACATAGAAGAATTAGCAAATGAAAGACCAGAGAATCCTGTGGTGTTTTTAAAGCCAGATTCTGCTATTTTACCAAGAAAAAATCCATTTTTTATTCCACCTTTTTCAGATGATGTTCATTATGAAGTAGAGGTTTTGGTAAAAATAAATAAAGTTGGTAAACATATTGATGCAAAATTTGCGCATAAATATTATGATGAAATCGGATTAGGGATCGATTTTACAGCAAGAGATGTACAAGCAAAATGCAAGGAAAAAGGTTTGCCTTGGGAGAAAGCAAAAGCATTTGATGGAAGTGCCGTTATTGGTGAGTTTTATCCGAAGGAAGAATTTGATTTAGAGAGCTTAAAATTTCAATTATTTAAGAATGATGAACTTGTTCAGGATGGAAACACCAATGCTATGTTATGGAAGACAGATGAACTAATTGCTTATGTTTCTCAATATTTTACCTTGAAAAAAGGAGATATTATTTTTACAGGTACACCAGCAGGCGTTGGGAAAGTTGTAGAAAACGATAACTTAAAAGGAGTTATTGAAGGAAAAGAAGCTTTTAATATTAGAGTAAAGTAG
- a CDS encoding DUF4295 domain-containing protein, translated as MAKKTVASLQTSSKRLSKAIKMVKSPKSGAYTFVESIMDPSKVDAFLAKK; from the coding sequence ATGGCAAAGAAAACAGTAGCATCGTTACAAACATCTTCAAAAAGATTAAGTAAAGCTATCAAAATGGTAAAATCTCCAAAATCTGGAGCTTATACTTTCGTAGAATCAATTATGGATCCTTCTAAAGTAGATGCTTTTTTAGCAAAAAAGTAA
- a CDS encoding M1 family metallopeptidase, whose amino-acid sequence MKKISLLVFSLFFLVATNFGQERRRRAETQKTETQQGHTDQNKFRQLKDVLATPNDQHAASGAPGSQYTQQKVDYVMDIRLEESTNKIYGDETITYHNNSKDQLEYLWVQLDQNMRADDSKTPLAKSTGATPFITPENFQKDFMNEGKGFGFNIEEVESNGKPLSHFINRTMMRINLPKPLASGDTFKFSIKWNYKINDINKDGGRSGLETFPDGNNNYTIAQFFPRLAVYNNVEGWQNMQFWGRSEFALEFGDYEVNITVPADHIVDATGDLQNEKNVLTKTQRNRWEKARKTFDTPVMIVTQAEAEEAEKGRATKTKTWTFKAEKVRDFAFASSRKYIWDAMATNINGKTVMAVSLYPKEGNPLWEEHSTRAVAHTLIEYSKLTFDYPYSKAISVHSERQGMEYPMICFNFGRPNPDGTYSDRTKKGMIGVIVHEVGHNFFPMIVNSDERQWTWMDEGLNSFVEILAEFSYDYDLFSKNPAKEITRYMGGDQSNISPIMSQGDYVKQFGPNAYTKPAAALYILRTTIMGPELFDHAFRTYSQRWMFKHPTPSDFFRTMEDASAMDLDWFWRGWFYTTDVTDIGIKEVKPLYLTDKPNERVAKLKEQYKQYFDGLGELVYITDKKEDANAKAMDAHVNGKEVPSYLYAVEFEKPGGLVMPIIVGLTYADGTTDKQTFPAQIWMKNDTSAKRVFSSTKEITSITVDPDFETADVDTSNNSWPKKEANEFDKFKKKVNQ is encoded by the coding sequence ATGAAAAAAATTTCTTTATTAGTTTTCTCTTTATTCTTTTTAGTTGCTACAAACTTTGGCCAAGAAAGAAGAAGAAGAGCAGAAACTCAAAAAACAGAGACACAACAAGGGCACACAGACCAAAACAAATTTAGACAACTAAAAGACGTTTTGGCAACTCCTAATGATCAACATGCTGCTTCTGGTGCACCAGGAAGTCAATACACGCAACAAAAAGTTGATTATGTAATGGACATTCGTTTAGAAGAAAGCACTAACAAAATTTATGGAGATGAAACAATTACGTATCACAATAACTCTAAAGATCAATTAGAGTATTTATGGGTACAATTAGATCAAAACATGAGAGCAGATGATTCTAAAACACCTTTGGCTAAATCTACAGGTGCAACTCCTTTTATAACTCCAGAGAATTTCCAAAAAGACTTTATGAATGAAGGGAAAGGTTTTGGATTTAATATTGAAGAAGTAGAAAGTAATGGTAAACCTTTATCACACTTTATCAACAGAACCATGATGCGTATTAATTTACCAAAACCATTGGCTTCTGGAGATACTTTTAAATTTAGTATTAAATGGAATTATAAAATAAACGATATTAATAAAGATGGTGGACGTTCTGGTTTAGAAACTTTCCCTGACGGAAACAACAACTATACTATTGCACAATTCTTTCCAAGATTAGCGGTATATAACAATGTAGAAGGATGGCAAAATATGCAATTCTGGGGTCGTAGTGAATTTGCGTTAGAGTTTGGAGACTATGAAGTAAATATAACAGTACCTGCAGATCATATTGTAGATGCAACTGGTGATTTACAAAATGAAAAAAATGTGTTAACGAAGACACAACGTAATCGTTGGGAAAAAGCAAGAAAAACTTTTGATACCCCAGTAATGATTGTTACACAGGCCGAAGCTGAAGAAGCAGAAAAAGGACGTGCTACCAAAACAAAAACTTGGACATTTAAAGCTGAAAAAGTTAGAGATTTTGCTTTCGCATCTTCTAGAAAATATATTTGGGATGCTATGGCTACCAACATAAATGGGAAAACAGTAATGGCCGTTTCTTTATATCCTAAAGAAGGAAATCCTTTATGGGAAGAGCACTCTACAAGAGCAGTTGCACATACATTAATTGAATATTCTAAATTAACGTTTGACTATCCATATTCTAAAGCAATTTCTGTACACTCAGAAAGACAAGGAATGGAATACCCAATGATTTGTTTCAACTTTGGTCGTCCTAATCCTGATGGAACCTATTCTGATAGAACAAAAAAAGGAATGATTGGAGTAATTGTTCATGAAGTAGGACATAACTTTTTCCCGATGATTGTAAATTCTGATGAAAGACAATGGACTTGGATGGATGAAGGTTTAAACTCTTTTGTAGAAATATTGGCAGAATTTTCATATGATTATGACTTATTTTCAAAAAATCCGGCTAAAGAAATAACAAGATATATGGGCGGAGACCAAAGTAACATCTCTCCTATTATGTCTCAAGGAGATTACGTAAAGCAATTTGGACCAAACGCATATACAAAACCTGCAGCGGCTTTATACATCTTACGTACTACTATTATGGGACCAGAATTATTTGACCACGCATTTAGAACCTATTCGCAAAGATGGATGTTCAAACACCCAACACCTTCTGACTTCTTTAGAACAATGGAAGATGCTTCTGCAATGGATTTAGATTGGTTTTGGAGAGGTTGGTTCTATACTACAGATGTAACTGACATAGGTATTAAAGAAGTAAAACCTTTATACTTAACAGACAAACCTAATGAAAGAGTTGCCAAATTAAAAGAACAATACAAGCAATATTTTGATGGTTTAGGAGAATTAGTTTACATCACAGATAAGAAAGAAGATGCTAATGCAAAAGCAATGGATGCTCACGTAAATGGTAAAGAAGTTCCTTCATATTTATATGCAGTAGAATTTGAAAAACCAGGAGGTTTAGTAATGCCAATTATTGTAGGATTGACCTATGCAGATGGTACTACAGATAAACAAACATTTCCTGCACAGATTTGGATGAAAAATGACACTAGTGCTAAAAGAGTTTTTTCTTCTACTAAAGAAATTACAAGCATAACAGTAGATCCAGACTTTGAAACTGCAGATGTAGATACTTCTAACAATAGCTGGCCTAAAAAAGAAGCTAATGAGTTTGATAAATTCAAAAAGAAAGTAAATCAATAG
- the ftsY gene encoding signal recognition particle-docking protein FtsY, which produces MSFFKKIFSKEKKETLDKGLEKSKESFFGKLTKAVAGKSKVDDAVLDNLEEILVASDVGVGTTLKVIERIEERVAKDKYVGTDELNRILREEIAGLLSETHVGNETEFVIPEIPKDKDGNKMPYVLMVVGVNGVGKTTTIGKLAAQFKKQGLKVVLGAADTFRAAAIDQLQVWADRTDVPIVRQEMGSDPASVAFDTLKSAVNQDADVVIIDTAGRLHNKINLMNELTKIKRVMQKVVADSPHDVLLVLDGSTGQNAFEQAKQFTLATEVTSLAVTKLDGTAKGGVVIGISDQFKIPVKYIGVGEGIDDLQVFNKHEFVDSFFK; this is translated from the coding sequence ATGAGTTTTTTTAAAAAAATATTTTCAAAAGAAAAAAAAGAAACCTTAGACAAGGGATTAGAAAAGTCTAAAGAAAGTTTCTTTGGTAAACTAACAAAAGCGGTAGCTGGTAAATCTAAGGTAGATGATGCAGTTTTAGATAATTTAGAAGAAATTTTAGTTGCTTCTGATGTTGGTGTAGGTACAACGCTTAAGGTTATTGAAAGAATAGAAGAAAGAGTTGCCAAAGATAAATATGTTGGTACAGATGAATTAAATAGAATCCTGCGCGAAGAAATTGCAGGTTTACTTTCTGAAACCCATGTTGGTAATGAAACTGAATTTGTAATTCCAGAAATTCCTAAAGATAAAGATGGTAACAAAATGCCATATGTTTTAATGGTTGTTGGTGTAAACGGAGTTGGTAAAACAACTACTATTGGTAAGTTAGCAGCACAATTTAAAAAACAAGGATTAAAAGTTGTGTTAGGTGCCGCAGATACTTTTAGAGCAGCAGCAATAGATCAATTACAGGTTTGGGCAGACAGAACAGATGTGCCAATTGTACGTCAAGAAATGGGGTCTGATCCTGCTTCTGTAGCTTTTGATACTTTAAAATCTGCAGTAAATCAAGATGCAGATGTTGTAATTATAGATACCGCTGGTCGTTTACATAATAAGATAAACTTAATGAATGAGTTGACCAAGATAAAACGTGTAATGCAAAAGGTGGTGGCAGATTCTCCACATGATGTATTATTAGTTTTAGATGGTTCTACTGGTCAGAATGCTTTTGAGCAAGCAAAACAATTTACTTTGGCTACAGAAGTTACTTCTTTAGCGGTTACTAAATTAGATGGTACAGCAAAAGGTGGAGTTGTTATTGGTATTTCAGATCAATTTAAAATACCTGTAAAATATATTGGAGTAGGAGAAGGAATCGATGATTTACAAGTGTTTAATAAACATGAATTTGTAGATTCATTCTTCAAATAA
- the cysK gene encoding cysteine synthase A, giving the protein MKINNILESIGNTPVVRLAKLFPNANVWMKLEKANPGGSIKDRIALAMIEDAEKKNLINKDTEIIEPTSGNTGVGLAMVAAIKNLNLTLVMPESMSLERRALMKAYGANLVLTPKELGLGGTIAKAKEMVAENKNAWMPSQFTNPANPKIHHKTTAQEVVNDFPEGLDYLITGVGTGGHITGMAEVLKEKFPGIKVLAVEPTGSSIISGGEPGPHKLQGIGPGFFPETFNKDIIDGAVKITNEEAFEEVRNIAKTEGILVGISTGASLAAVRKQLATLKGEEVILTMNYDTGERYLSVEGLLTE; this is encoded by the coding sequence ATGAAAATCAATAATATATTAGAAAGTATCGGTAACACACCCGTTGTACGATTGGCAAAATTATTTCCGAATGCAAATGTTTGGATGAAACTAGAAAAAGCAAATCCAGGTGGAAGTATTAAGGATAGAATTGCATTAGCAATGATTGAAGATGCTGAAAAGAAAAACCTAATTAATAAAGATACAGAAATTATAGAACCAACCTCTGGTAATACTGGTGTTGGATTAGCAATGGTCGCTGCTATAAAAAACTTAAACCTAACCTTAGTAATGCCCGAATCTATGTCTTTAGAAAGACGTGCTTTAATGAAAGCGTACGGGGCTAATTTAGTACTTACTCCTAAAGAATTAGGATTAGGAGGTACTATTGCAAAAGCAAAGGAAATGGTGGCTGAAAATAAAAATGCGTGGATGCCATCGCAATTTACAAACCCAGCAAACCCGAAAATTCACCATAAAACTACTGCACAAGAAGTAGTAAACGACTTTCCGGAAGGTTTAGATTACTTAATTACAGGTGTTGGAACTGGTGGACATATTACAGGTATGGCAGAAGTTTTAAAAGAAAAATTTCCAGGCATAAAAGTATTGGCAGTAGAACCTACAGGATCTTCTATTATTTCTGGCGGAGAACCAGGACCTCATAAATTACAAGGGATTGGACCAGGATTCTTTCCTGAAACTTTTAATAAAGACATAATTGATGGAGCTGTTAAAATAACCAATGAAGAAGCTTTTGAAGAAGTTAGAAACATTGCAAAAACAGAAGGAATTTTAGTAGGTATTTCTACAGGAGCCTCGTTAGCTGCAGTTAGAAAACAGTTAGCAACCTTAAAAGGTGAAGAAGTTATATTAACCATGAATTATGACACAGGTGAGCGTTACCTTTCTGTAGAAGGACTTCTAACAGAATAA
- a CDS encoding M1 family metallopeptidase — MKKITLLLLSIFFVGTATFSQEKITKQGHTNQNKFKQLKDELATPNSQRTASGAPGVNYTQQKVDYVMDIVLDDENEKIIGNETITYHNNSKDELEYLWVQLDQNVRAKDSKSPDIQPNKISKSITKSTFESTYNSEPFDGGFKVTSVTNTDGSNLSHTINQTMMRINLAKPLASGETFSFKIDWWYNINNHRTQGGRSGFEHFTENDNNNYVIAQFYPRLCVYDNVEGWQNGQFWGRSEFALEFGDFTVNITTPKDHMLGATGVLQNESDVFTKTELKRFAKAKQTFDTPVVIRTQKEATKIEKSKSKETKTWKFVAKNVRDYAFASSRKFIWDAMAVDINGKTVMAHSLYSKEANPLYGDHSTKAVAQTLKTYSNYTFDYPYHKAISVDGQMGMEYPQICFNPGRPDLADGGYSDRVKYRMIKVTIHEVGHNFFPMIVNSDERQWTWMDEGLNSYMEMLAELAYDKNFPIVRGYPKNIVKYMAGDQSKIAPIMSKGDHVYEFGNNAYGKPATALWILRETIMGHELFDHAFKTYSKRWMFKHPTPADFFRTMEDASGVDLDWFWRGWFYTTDVTDIGIKGVKKFHTKENEDNVDFIEDTTTGLAFGNAKSKDSKFHYEITYNKPGGLVMPIIVEFTYKDSTTERKVYPAQIWRLNDKEITKVFSTTKEVTKITIDPDLETADVDTSNNSWPKETNNKFDKFKSNIKG; from the coding sequence ATGAAAAAAATTACACTACTCTTATTGAGCATTTTTTTTGTTGGGACCGCTACATTCTCCCAAGAAAAAATAACAAAACAAGGTCATACCAACCAGAACAAGTTTAAACAACTTAAAGATGAATTAGCAACTCCAAATAGTCAAAGAACTGCTTCTGGTGCTCCAGGTGTAAATTACACGCAGCAAAAGGTAGATTATGTAATGGACATTGTTTTAGATGATGAAAATGAAAAAATAATAGGTAACGAGACCATTACATATCATAATAACTCTAAAGATGAATTGGAGTATTTATGGGTACAACTAGATCAAAATGTAAGAGCTAAAGATTCTAAATCACCAGATATTCAGCCTAATAAAATTTCAAAAAGTATTACTAAAAGCACATTTGAAAGTACTTATAATTCAGAACCTTTTGATGGTGGATTTAAAGTTACGAGTGTTACCAATACAGATGGTAGCAACTTATCACACACCATTAACCAAACAATGATGCGTATTAACTTAGCAAAACCTTTGGCTTCTGGAGAAACTTTTTCTTTTAAAATTGATTGGTGGTACAACATCAATAATCACAGAACTCAAGGTGGTAGATCTGGTTTTGAACATTTTACAGAAAATGATAATAACAATTATGTAATTGCTCAATTTTATCCAAGATTGTGCGTGTATGATAATGTAGAAGGTTGGCAAAATGGTCAATTTTGGGGAAGAAGTGAATTTGCTTTAGAATTTGGAGATTTTACAGTAAATATTACCACTCCTAAAGATCACATGTTAGGAGCAACTGGAGTTTTACAGAATGAAAGTGATGTTTTTACAAAAACAGAGTTAAAAAGATTTGCTAAGGCTAAACAAACATTTGATACCCCTGTTGTTATTAGAACTCAAAAAGAAGCTACTAAAATAGAAAAAAGTAAATCTAAAGAAACAAAAACTTGGAAATTTGTTGCCAAAAACGTTCGTGATTATGCTTTTGCTAGTTCAAGGAAATTTATTTGGGACGCAATGGCAGTAGATATTAACGGTAAAACGGTAATGGCACATTCTTTATATTCTAAAGAAGCAAATCCTTTATACGGAGACCATTCTACGAAAGCAGTTGCACAAACATTAAAAACATATTCTAACTATACATTCGATTATCCGTATCACAAAGCAATTTCTGTAGACGGACAAATGGGAATGGAGTATCCACAAATTTGTTTCAATCCGGGGAGACCAGATTTAGCAGACGGTGGTTATTCTGACAGAGTAAAATACAGAATGATAAAAGTAACCATACATGAAGTTGGACATAACTTTTTTCCTATGATTGTAAATTCTGATGAAAGACAATGGACTTGGATGGATGAAGGTTTAAACTCTTACATGGAAATGTTAGCGGAATTAGCATACGATAAAAATTTTCCGATTGTTAGAGGATATCCGAAAAATATTGTAAAATATATGGCTGGAGATCAATCTAAAATTGCACCAATTATGTCTAAAGGAGACCATGTGTATGAATTTGGAAACAATGCATACGGTAAACCTGCAACTGCTTTATGGATTTTAAGAGAAACTATAATGGGACATGAATTATTTGATCATGCTTTTAAAACCTATTCTAAAAGATGGATGTTTAAACACCCAACACCTGCAGATTTCTTTAGAACAATGGAAGATGCTTCTGGTGTAGATTTAGACTGGTTTTGGAGAGGTTGGTTTTACACAACAGATGTTACAGACATTGGTATTAAAGGTGTAAAGAAATTTCATACAAAAGAAAATGAAGATAATGTAGATTTTATTGAAGACACAACTACAGGATTAGCTTTTGGAAATGCTAAAAGTAAAGACTCTAAATTTCATTATGAAATTACTTACAATAAACCAGGCGGATTGGTAATGCCAATTATTGTAGAATTTACCTATAAAGATAGTACTACAGAAAGAAAAGTATATCCTGCACAAATTTGGAGACTTAATGACAAAGAAATAACGAAAGTATTTTCTACGACAAAAGAGGTAACTAAAATTACCATAGATCCAGATTTAGAAACTGCAGATGTAGACACTTCTAACAATAGCTGGCCAAAAGAAACAAACAATAAGTTTGATAAATTTAAAAGCAACATAAAAGGATAA
- a CDS encoding DUF6702 family protein — protein MNTKKSILLLLIIPLLSFSTHKYYLSLTQIEYRSELQAVQITINVFMDDIELALNKDYNIDLQLTTKKELKDNDVYFIKYLNKKLHLKVDGVSRDFNYIGKEYDGDLVYFYLEIEDVKELKNIEVTNKILTNHFPKQENLIKSKVGKKHKSLLLNAKNDKGLLKF, from the coding sequence ATGAATACTAAAAAATCTATTTTACTTTTATTAATAATTCCGCTTCTCTCCTTCTCTACTCACAAATATTATCTGAGCCTCACTCAAATTGAATATAGAAGTGAATTACAAGCTGTTCAGATAACAATTAATGTTTTTATGGACGATATTGAGCTCGCCCTAAACAAAGACTACAACATTGATTTACAACTAACCACAAAGAAAGAATTAAAAGATAATGATGTTTATTTTATAAAATATTTAAACAAAAAATTACACCTAAAAGTTGATGGTGTATCTAGAGACTTTAATTACATCGGTAAAGAATATGATGGTGATTTAGTTTACTTTTATCTAGAAATAGAAGATGTTAAGGAACTCAAAAACATAGAAGTCACCAATAAAATATTGACAAATCACTTTCCAAAACAAGAAAATTTAATCAAATCTAAAGTTGGCAAAAAGCACAAAAGTCTTCTGCTAAATGCTAAAAATGATAAAGGTTTGTTAAAATTTTAA
- a CDS encoding competence/damage-inducible protein A, producing the protein MNAEIITIGDEILIGQIVDTNSQFIGQELNKIGVSVYQITSIQDDRQHILNALKEAQERVDIVILTGGLGPTKDDITKKTIAEYFNDHQLIEYPEVIAQIKEMFIKVNHPFNEVQRYQAQLPSKATLLKNVFGTAPGMWFYENETVFVSLPGVPYEMKGLITNEVLPKIQKQFKLPFIIHKTIMTYGQGESMIAERIEDFENNLPTYIKLAYLPSFGKVRLRLSAKGAHKEILEKELNDKVAEIYQLIPEIITGLDDDSSLEKRVGALLKRNNETISTAESLTGGQIAANLVSVAGASDYYKGSFVTYSAETKINLLGVSKETIDKYSVVSKEVALEMARGAKAKLQTNYAIAVTGNAGPSTDNTDKSVGIVYIAFISDTTELVQEFDFGQPREKVINRTVSKALEIANKEILKK; encoded by the coding sequence ATGAATGCAGAAATTATTACAATAGGAGATGAAATCCTAATTGGTCAGATTGTAGATACCAATTCACAATTTATTGGTCAGGAATTAAATAAAATAGGAGTTTCAGTTTATCAAATTACTTCCATTCAAGATGATCGACAACATATTCTTAACGCTTTAAAGGAAGCACAAGAAAGAGTAGATATTGTTATTTTAACAGGTGGACTAGGGCCTACAAAAGATGATATCACTAAAAAAACAATTGCAGAATATTTTAATGATCATCAATTAATAGAATATCCAGAAGTTATTGCGCAAATTAAGGAGATGTTTATAAAAGTAAATCATCCTTTTAATGAAGTGCAAAGGTATCAAGCTCAATTGCCATCTAAAGCAACCTTATTAAAGAATGTTTTTGGTACAGCACCCGGAATGTGGTTTTATGAAAACGAGACTGTCTTTGTGTCACTTCCAGGAGTTCCGTATGAAATGAAAGGTTTAATTACCAACGAGGTATTACCAAAAATTCAAAAGCAGTTTAAATTACCTTTCATTATTCATAAGACAATTATGACTTATGGGCAAGGAGAAAGTATGATTGCAGAAAGAATTGAAGACTTCGAAAACAATTTACCAACTTATATTAAGTTAGCATATTTACCATCATTTGGTAAAGTTCGATTGCGTTTATCCGCCAAAGGCGCTCATAAAGAGATTTTAGAAAAAGAACTGAATGATAAAGTTGCAGAAATTTATCAATTAATACCAGAGATTATTACCGGTTTAGATGATGATAGTTCTTTAGAAAAAAGAGTAGGAGCGTTGTTAAAAAGAAATAATGAAACAATTTCTACGGCAGAAAGCTTAACTGGAGGTCAAATTGCGGCGAATTTAGTTTCTGTTGCTGGGGCATCAGACTATTATAAAGGTAGTTTTGTAACGTATTCTGCAGAAACAAAAATTAATTTATTAGGTGTTTCCAAAGAAACGATTGATAAGTATAGCGTTGTTAGTAAGGAAGTCGCCTTAGAAATGGCAAGAGGAGCGAAGGCTAAATTGCAGACAAATTATGCAATTGCAGTTACTGGTAATGCAGGACCAAGCACAGATAATACAGACAAAAGTGTAGGTATTGTGTATATTGCTTTTATATCGGATACTACAGAGTTGGTGCAAGAATTTGACTTTGGCCAACCAAGAGAAAAAGTAATTAATAGAACGGTAAGTAAGGCTTTAGAAATAGCAAATAAAGAAATTCTTAAAAAATAA
- a CDS encoding carboxypeptidase-like regulatory domain-containing protein: MEKNLLQFLLFFVTCTSLSQERQTLISGKVVDSLGTVKNVNIINLKTNKGTFSSDDGVFKIYAKEGDSLQISSVQHITRKLRISKEIINNKFMTIRLGTNTFVLDEFELKKHHLIGRLGVI, translated from the coding sequence ATGGAAAAAAATCTACTTCAATTTTTATTATTTTTTGTAACATGCACCTCTTTATCTCAAGAAAGACAAACCTTAATTTCCGGTAAAGTTGTAGACTCTTTAGGTACTGTCAAAAACGTAAACATCATTAACCTAAAGACTAATAAAGGTACTTTTTCTTCGGATGATGGCGTGTTTAAAATCTATGCTAAAGAAGGAGATTCTTTACAAATTTCCTCTGTGCAGCACATTACCCGGAAACTTAGAATAAGCAAAGAGATTATCAACAATAAATTTATGACCATTAGATTGGGAACAAATACGTTTGTTTTAGATGAATTTGAATTAAAAAAACATCATTTAATAGGAAGATTAGGTGTCATATAA